In the genome of Gemmatimonadota bacterium, one region contains:
- a CDS encoding zinc-dependent metalloprotease, translated as MTRRRLSTFAALVAAAALSACSGAVGQDSDSRPAPRGQRSDADDGIKPYADVVPATAQTDSGMFHVHRVDEKVLFEIPNDMLDTEILLVTRIAKAAANVRYGGEKENTQVVRWQRMGDDILLRTVSHNNVADDSLPIFEAVRNSNFEPIVASFGVAALSEDSGAVVVDVTDLFTKDVPVLGLRSNRRTNFGVRRLDENRTFVNWVKSYPRNVEIRNTLTYEATQAPSQGTTNAISLEMNHSMIRLPDDPMTPRPCDERVGFFSVQQVDFGADAQRAEGRCFITRWRLEPVDTAAFNRGELVEPVKPIVYYIDPATPEKWRPYLKQGVEDWNAAFEVAGFRNAIRAMDPPTPEEDPEFSPEDARYSVIRYFSSPVQNAYGPHVHDPRTGEILESDIGWFHNVMNLLRNWYFVQTAAANPDARTPEFGDDVMGELVRFVSAHEVGHTLGLPHNMKASAAYPVDSLRSAAFTCRMGTAPSIMDYARFNYVAQPEDAGVCFGPAIGEYDKYSVAWGYRPILDADIEAQKPTLDGWIEERAGDPMYMFGNPSATDPTSLTEAIGADAMEASTYGIDNLKRILPRITDWVFEEGEPWNTPQELYNQVLGQWNRYMGHVVTNIGGVTRTRKRQGQDGAVYTPVAAETQRRAMAFLTEQAFATPEWMLERELLSRVEHGGTIDRLRARQVGVLNNVLNPSRMQRLVEAGVLADGDNYSLGEMLGDVRDAVWTELRSGGAIDPFRRNLQRGWIDRMAFLLNEEPPPPPAFLRGGDNFTPVHASQSDVRAFARAELEAVQARIRNALPGVRDATSRIHLRDARVRIARALDPEG; from the coding sequence ATGACCCGACGTCGCCTTTCGACCTTTGCCGCGCTCGTCGCGGCGGCTGCCCTCTCGGCCTGCTCAGGCGCGGTCGGCCAGGACTCCGACTCTCGGCCCGCGCCGCGCGGCCAGCGAAGCGACGCCGACGACGGCATCAAGCCCTACGCGGATGTCGTGCCCGCGACCGCGCAGACGGACTCGGGGATGTTTCACGTGCACCGGGTGGACGAGAAGGTCCTTTTCGAAATCCCAAACGACATGCTGGACACGGAAATCCTGCTCGTAACGCGTATCGCCAAGGCGGCCGCCAACGTGCGCTACGGGGGCGAGAAGGAGAACACGCAGGTCGTCCGCTGGCAGCGCATGGGGGACGACATCCTGCTCCGTACCGTCTCGCACAACAACGTGGCGGACGATTCCCTGCCGATCTTCGAGGCGGTTCGCAACTCCAACTTCGAGCCCATCGTCGCGTCCTTCGGCGTCGCGGCTCTGTCGGAGGACTCCGGCGCCGTCGTTGTCGACGTGACGGACCTCTTCACCAAGGACGTGCCCGTTCTGGGGCTGCGGAGCAACCGTCGGACCAACTTCGGTGTGCGCCGGTTGGATGAGAACAGGACCTTCGTGAACTGGGTGAAGAGCTACCCCCGCAACGTGGAGATCCGCAACACGCTCACCTACGAGGCCACGCAGGCGCCCTCGCAGGGCACTACCAACGCCATCTCGCTGGAGATGAACCATTCGATGATCCGGCTGCCGGATGATCCGATGACGCCGCGGCCGTGCGACGAACGGGTCGGCTTCTTCAGCGTGCAGCAGGTCGACTTCGGCGCCGACGCGCAGCGCGCCGAGGGCCGCTGCTTCATCACCCGCTGGCGCCTGGAGCCTGTGGATACGGCCGCCTTCAACCGCGGCGAGCTCGTGGAGCCGGTCAAGCCGATCGTCTACTACATCGACCCGGCCACACCAGAGAAGTGGCGTCCGTACCTGAAGCAGGGCGTGGAGGACTGGAACGCCGCCTTCGAGGTGGCCGGCTTCCGCAACGCCATCCGCGCGATGGACCCGCCCACCCCCGAGGAGGACCCGGAGTTCAGCCCGGAAGACGCGCGCTACAGCGTCATCCGATATTTCTCCTCGCCGGTGCAGAACGCATACGGCCCGCACGTGCACGACCCGCGCACGGGTGAGATCCTGGAGTCCGACATCGGCTGGTTCCACAACGTGATGAACCTGCTGCGAAACTGGTACTTCGTGCAGACGGCGGCGGCCAATCCCGATGCTCGCACGCCGGAGTTCGGCGACGACGTCATGGGCGAGCTGGTGCGCTTCGTTTCGGCGCACGAGGTCGGCCATACGCTGGGGCTGCCGCACAACATGAAGGCGAGCGCCGCGTATCCCGTGGACTCGTTGAGGTCCGCGGCGTTCACGTGCCGCATGGGCACCGCGCCCAGCATCATGGACTACGCCCGGTTCAACTACGTGGCGCAGCCGGAGGACGCCGGCGTCTGCTTCGGCCCGGCGATCGGAGAGTACGACAAGTATTCCGTCGCGTGGGGGTATCGGCCGATCCTCGACGCCGACATCGAAGCGCAGAAGCCCACGCTCGACGGGTGGATCGAGGAGCGCGCGGGCGATCCCATGTACATGTTCGGCAACCCCAGCGCAACCGATCCTACCTCCCTGACGGAAGCGATCGGTGCCGACGCCATGGAGGCCAGCACCTACGGCATCGACAACCTCAAGAGAATCCTCCCGCGCATCACCGACTGGGTGTTCGAAGAGGGCGAGCCATGGAACACCCCGCAGGAGCTCTACAATCAGGTTCTGGGGCAATGGAACCGCTACATGGGCCACGTCGTCACGAACATTGGCGGCGTCACGCGCACGCGGAAGCGGCAGGGCCAGGACGGGGCGGTGTACACGCCCGTCGCCGCCGAAACGCAGCGCCGCGCCATGGCCTTTCTTACCGAGCAGGCGTTCGCGACACCGGAGTGGATGCTCGAGCGCGAGTTGCTGTCTCGCGTGGAGCACGGCGGTACCATCGACCGACTGCGCGCCCGCCAGGTCGGCGTCCTGAACAACGTCCTCAACCCCAGCCGCATGCAGCGGCTCGTCGAGGCCGGAGTGCTGGCGGACGGGGACAACTACTCCCTGGGGGAAATGCTCGGCGACGTACGTGACGCCGTCTGGACGGAGCTGCGGAGCGGCGGCGCCATCGACCCGTTCCGGCGCAACCTGCAACGAGGCTGGATCGATCGCATGGCGTTCCTGCTCAACGAGGAACCGCCGCCGCCGCCGGCCTTCTTGCGCGGCGGCGACAACTTCACGCCGGTCCACGCCAGCCAGTCGGACGTGCGCGCGTTCGCGCGGGCCGAGCTGGAGGCGGTGCAGGCGCGGATCCGAAACGCGCTGCCCGGAGTCCGCGACGCGACCAGCCGGATCCACCTGCGTGACGCGCGGGTGCGCATCGCCCGCGCGTTGGACCCCGAGGGCTAG
- a CDS encoding M20/M25/M40 family metallo-hydrolase — protein sequence MSWSFRAPSRALAFAVLPALLAAPTPAGAQAGSAAGVAAARAHRTAHAGAILSEFAELLAIPNVAADDLNIRRNADWLVAALERRGVRARTLDGLGGPPPVYGELAVPGAERTLIFYVHYDGQPVDTARWTDPPWRPTLRTGPVEAGGERVALPPQGASTDAVDPEWRIYARGAGDDKAPVPAILAALDALDAAGSRPSSNLKFFFEGEEEAGSGHLEDILRANAELLAADAWLIMDGPVHQSRRPQLFFGVRGYTGLQITVYGANRYLHSGHYGNWAPNPALELARLLASMKDADGAVLIEGFYDDTEPVGAAEREAIDAMAPFDARLRAELGLAATEAGNAPYLERMLIPSLNIRGFQSGTVGATARNVIPPSASASIDVRLAKGNDPERMLDLVEAHAHAQGYHVVRSDPDSATRMQHARIARVDRFPGYPAARVSLDTPIARSVIEATRVAAGAEPVLAPTLGGSLPLYLFGEILATPAVGVPIANHDDNQHAPDENLRIANLWYGIDLVAALMTM from the coding sequence ATGTCGTGGTCTTTTCGCGCGCCCAGCAGGGCGCTGGCGTTCGCCGTCCTCCCCGCCCTGCTGGCGGCCCCGACACCGGCGGGGGCGCAAGCGGGATCGGCCGCGGGAGTGGCAGCCGCGCGCGCGCATCGGACCGCGCACGCCGGGGCGATCCTGAGCGAATTCGCCGAGCTACTGGCCATCCCCAACGTCGCCGCCGACGACCTCAACATCCGCCGCAACGCGGACTGGCTCGTCGCGGCGCTCGAGCGACGCGGCGTTCGCGCGCGCACGCTCGACGGCCTGGGGGGCCCTCCGCCCGTATACGGCGAGCTCGCCGTACCGGGCGCCGAGCGGACGCTCATCTTCTACGTGCACTACGATGGCCAACCCGTGGACACGGCGCGCTGGACGGACCCGCCGTGGCGGCCCACGCTCCGCACCGGGCCCGTCGAGGCCGGCGGCGAGCGCGTCGCGCTGCCGCCGCAAGGAGCCTCGACCGACGCGGTAGACCCCGAGTGGCGCATCTACGCCCGCGGCGCGGGCGACGACAAGGCGCCGGTCCCGGCCATCCTCGCGGCGCTCGACGCCCTGGACGCGGCCGGCTCGAGGCCCTCATCGAACCTGAAGTTCTTTTTCGAAGGTGAGGAGGAAGCCGGATCGGGCCACCTGGAGGACATACTGCGCGCCAACGCCGAGCTGCTCGCGGCCGACGCCTGGCTGATCATGGACGGGCCCGTCCACCAGAGCCGCAGGCCCCAGCTTTTCTTCGGCGTGCGCGGCTACACGGGACTGCAGATCACCGTTTACGGCGCGAATCGGTACCTGCACAGCGGACACTACGGCAACTGGGCGCCCAATCCGGCCCTGGAGCTCGCCCGGCTGCTCGCGTCCATGAAGGACGCCGACGGTGCCGTGCTGATCGAGGGCTTCTACGATGATACAGAGCCCGTCGGCGCGGCCGAGCGCGAGGCGATAGACGCCATGGCCCCGTTCGACGCGCGGCTGAGGGCGGAGCTGGGCCTGGCGGCTACCGAGGCCGGCAACGCTCCTTATCTGGAGCGCATGCTGATTCCGTCCCTGAACATCAGGGGGTTTCAGTCCGGGACGGTCGGCGCCACGGCGCGCAACGTGATTCCGCCCTCCGCGTCCGCGTCGATCGACGTTCGATTGGCGAAGGGCAACGACCCCGAGCGCATGCTCGACCTGGTCGAGGCGCACGCGCACGCCCAGGGGTACCACGTGGTGCGCTCGGATCCCGACTCTGCAACGCGCATGCAACACGCGCGCATCGCCCGGGTGGATCGGTTCCCTGGCTACCCGGCCGCGCGCGTGAGCCTGGACACGCCCATCGCGCGCTCGGTGATCGAGGCGACCCGGGTCGCGGCGGGCGCGGAGCCGGTGCTGGCGCCCACCCTCGGCGGCTCGCTGCCCCTGTATCTGTTCGGGGAGATCCTGGCCACCCCTGCGGTGGGCGTCCCCATCGCGAATCACGACGACAACCAGCACGCGCCCGACGAGAACCTCCGCATCGCGAACTTATGGTACGGGATCGATCTGGTTGCGGCGTTGATGACGATGTAG
- a CDS encoding ABC transporter permease, whose product MSVAAVLARNEFLKTRKRRAFWVGLGLLALIATLGFGEDFLDARREGDGSFALPGAWSEILGEPTQVPLIFGAVVLILLAASEFSWRTGRQNVIDGLTRGQWYWGKTFAVVLTALAFVGMYISIGGTLALMSTDLGSGDGIVRAGQLQAIGAVVLSYAGYASLALLVATTVRSTGGAMAIWFFYVAFGETLLRGGIGKLWEGARPYLTYLPIASFDQLRNYLMFDPDRLAVVTAARLEAGRAAPTVGDASMLALVAAAWATAFVVIGFLAFRRRDI is encoded by the coding sequence ATGAGTGTCGCAGCCGTGCTGGCCCGTAACGAGTTCCTGAAGACCCGCAAGCGGCGCGCCTTCTGGGTGGGCCTGGGCCTGCTCGCGCTGATCGCCACCCTCGGTTTCGGCGAGGACTTCCTGGACGCGAGGCGCGAGGGAGACGGAAGCTTCGCGCTGCCGGGAGCGTGGAGCGAGATCCTGGGTGAGCCCACCCAGGTCCCCCTCATCTTCGGGGCGGTCGTGCTGATACTCCTCGCCGCCAGTGAGTTCTCATGGCGTACCGGCCGCCAGAACGTCATCGACGGGCTGACGCGCGGGCAGTGGTACTGGGGCAAGACCTTTGCCGTCGTCCTCACCGCCCTGGCGTTTGTCGGCATGTACATATCCATCGGCGGTACCCTCGCGCTCATGAGCACCGACCTCGGGAGCGGCGACGGGATCGTGCGCGCGGGGCAGCTGCAGGCGATCGGCGCGGTCGTGCTTTCCTACGCGGGCTACGCGTCGCTGGCGCTGCTGGTCGCCACGACGGTGCGCAGCACCGGCGGCGCGATGGCGATCTGGTTCTTCTACGTGGCGTTCGGCGAAACCCTGCTGCGCGGCGGCATCGGCAAGCTTTGGGAGGGCGCGCGCCCGTACCTGACCTACCTCCCGATCGCCTCCTTCGACCAGCTACGCAACTACCTGATGTTCGACCCCGACAGGCTCGCGGTGGTAACCGCGGCGCGGCTCGAGGCGGGCAGGGCCGCGCCCACGGTCGGCGACGCGTCGATGCTCGCGCTGGTCGCCGCGGCCTGGGCGACGGCGTTCGTCGTCATCGGCTTCCTGGCGTTCCGGAGACGCGACATCTAG
- a CDS encoding ABC transporter ATP-binding protein: MSVIETRDLSKSYGRTRAVDGLDIAVERGQVFGFLGPNGSGKTTTIGMLLGIISPTGGSFRLLGADSRKEREAARKRVGATLEQPNFYPYLSCRDNLALVARVKGAPAGQVAEVLEVVGLSGRQKTKFGACSLGMKQRLALAATMLGEPELLILDEPANGLDPEGMREIREIIGRLAERGTTIFLSSHLLWEVERTCTHVAIIRQGKVVTQGPVGEVTAGRSVVVLGSDDAEALLSQVRAFPAAQSATRAGDRVRLQMEAPDLAALNRWLAERNVYLSHLSLEQRSLEDAFLESTGAGAAGMGDVA, from the coding sequence ATGTCGGTAATCGAGACGCGGGACCTATCGAAGAGCTACGGGCGAACCCGCGCCGTGGATGGCCTCGATATCGCCGTGGAGCGCGGCCAGGTGTTCGGCTTCCTGGGACCGAACGGCAGCGGCAAGACGACCACCATCGGCATGCTGCTCGGGATCATCTCGCCGACCGGCGGGAGCTTCCGCCTCCTGGGCGCCGACTCCCGAAAGGAACGCGAAGCGGCGCGCAAGCGCGTGGGCGCGACCCTCGAGCAGCCGAATTTCTACCCTTACCTGTCGTGCCGCGACAACCTCGCGCTGGTCGCCAGGGTCAAGGGCGCTCCGGCCGGCCAGGTCGCCGAAGTGCTGGAGGTGGTAGGCCTGAGCGGTCGCCAGAAGACCAAATTCGGCGCGTGCTCTCTGGGCATGAAGCAGCGTCTCGCGCTGGCGGCGACGATGCTGGGCGAGCCGGAGCTGCTCATCCTGGACGAGCCGGCCAACGGCCTCGATCCGGAGGGGATGCGGGAGATCCGCGAGATCATCGGACGCCTGGCCGAACGCGGCACCACGATCTTCCTGTCCAGCCACCTGCTGTGGGAGGTGGAACGGACCTGCACCCACGTCGCCATCATCCGGCAGGGCAAGGTCGTGACGCAGGGACCGGTCGGGGAGGTTACGGCCGGTCGGTCCGTGGTCGTGCTCGGCTCGGACGATGCGGAGGCTCTTCTCTCCCAGGTGAGGGCATTCCCCGCCGCGCAGTCGGCGACGCGCGCTGGAGACCGCGTGCGTCTGCAGATGGAGGCTCCGGATCTGGCCGCGCTAAATCGATGGCTGGCAGAGCGTAACGTGTACCTATCTCATCTATCGCTGGAACAGCGGTCCCTGGAGGATGCCTTTCTCGAAAGCACCGGCGCGGGTGCGGCCGGGATGGGAGACGTGGCATGA
- a CDS encoding DMT family transporter — MNTASGGSAAIPHGGGLRYMALSALAFSFMALLVKVAGQRLPSSEIVLVRAVVTLVISWGLLRRAGVSCWGRRRGLLVLRGVLGFVALTSFYYAVVNLPLADATVIQYTNPVWAALIAVAALGERMHRREVVLVLASLGGVILATRPSFLFGGASLPTVPVAVGLVAALFSAAAYVTVRKLGETDHTMVIVFYFSLIATIGAIPIAAPRVVWPTPLEWLVLVGVGVATQLGQVFMTIGLRRERAGRATAASYLAVAFAAIWGLLFYREVPSGWLVAGALIIVASTVALSLVGPAATPCPPGRASARRAA, encoded by the coding sequence GTGAACACCGCTTCAGGTGGTTCGGCCGCGATCCCCCACGGCGGGGGACTCCGCTACATGGCGTTGTCGGCGCTCGCGTTCAGCTTCATGGCGCTGCTGGTCAAGGTGGCGGGCCAGCGCCTGCCCTCCAGCGAGATCGTGCTCGTGCGCGCCGTGGTCACGCTCGTAATCAGTTGGGGCCTGCTGCGCCGCGCGGGGGTGTCGTGTTGGGGCAGACGCCGCGGGCTGCTGGTGCTCCGCGGCGTGCTCGGCTTCGTAGCGCTCACGTCGTTCTACTACGCGGTCGTCAACCTGCCGCTCGCCGACGCGACGGTGATCCAGTACACGAATCCGGTGTGGGCCGCGCTCATCGCGGTGGCCGCGCTCGGGGAGCGCATGCACCGCCGCGAGGTGGTCCTGGTCTTGGCGAGCCTGGGCGGAGTGATCCTGGCCACGCGCCCGTCTTTCCTTTTCGGTGGCGCGTCTCTCCCCACGGTCCCGGTCGCCGTAGGACTCGTGGCGGCGCTGTTCAGCGCGGCGGCGTACGTCACCGTCCGCAAGCTGGGCGAGACCGACCACACCATGGTCATTGTCTTCTACTTCTCGCTCATCGCGACCATCGGGGCGATCCCCATAGCCGCACCCCGGGTCGTGTGGCCGACCCCGCTGGAGTGGCTCGTGCTGGTGGGCGTCGGGGTCGCGACCCAGCTCGGACAGGTCTTCATGACCATCGGCCTGCGCCGCGAAAGGGCGGGGCGCGCCACCGCGGCCAGCTACCTGGCGGTGGCGTTCGCGGCCATCTGGGGCCTGCTCTTCTACCGCGAAGTGCCGAGCGGATGGCTCGTGGCGGGCGCGCTGATCATAGTCGCCTCCACGGTCGCGCTGAGTCTGGTGGGCCCGGCGGCGACGCCGTGCCCGCCGGGCCGCGCGAGCGCGCGGCGGGCGGCCTGA
- a CDS encoding von Willebrand factor type A domain-containing protein, with the protein MRSLAVLPLAFAGLALAAEAPLPTPGGPPATGVGVTITGTVKDVDTGSPLAGVQVFVQGTGIGTLSGAGGGYSLPLPDRFTGLQIELRATLIGYATSARTVDVAAGAGPVNFGLSRQAVGLEAIIVEGEAAPPLRRDQAAKQSSDLSRNATFSAPASPQALRLRGDGWRWAPPKDREAYAYIEENEFRSPGAHPLSTFGIDVDRASYANVRRFLLGESRLPPADAVRIEELVNYFPYAYAAPRKEVPFAVHTHVAPAPWAPAHRLLRIAMRGREFDEESRPPSNLVFLIDVSGSMQSPDKLPLLKQAFRMLVGQLGSADRVSIVVYAGAAGLVLPPTPGHRKDEILHAIDNLQAGGSTAGGAGIRLAYQVARKRHIDGGNNRVILATDGDFNVGASSDSEMVRLIEERRRQGTFLTVLGFGTGNLQDAKMEQIADHGNGNFAYIDSALEAKKVLVSEVGGTLHTIAKDVKIQVEFNPAVVRAYRLIGYENRMLAAEDFDDDDKDAGELGAGHTVTALYEVVPVGAKSDVEAREPGPLRYGATEEDGDLTPMSTELAFVKLRYKAPDGERSRLIEHPVANRTYRAREDLRFAASVAAFGMLLRDSEHAGAATWDLVLDLARGATGDDEEGYRAEFVRMIEAARELKPIEVPLARRE; encoded by the coding sequence ATGAGATCGCTAGCCGTACTTCCACTCGCCTTCGCGGGTCTGGCGCTGGCCGCCGAGGCCCCGCTACCGACGCCGGGCGGGCCTCCGGCCACAGGCGTCGGAGTCACCATCACCGGCACCGTCAAGGACGTCGATACGGGCTCTCCCCTGGCCGGCGTCCAGGTGTTCGTCCAGGGCACCGGCATCGGCACCTTGAGCGGCGCGGGCGGAGGCTACTCGCTGCCGCTGCCGGACCGCTTCACGGGGCTGCAGATCGAGCTGCGGGCGACGCTGATCGGCTACGCCACGTCCGCCCGCACCGTTGATGTGGCCGCGGGCGCCGGTCCCGTGAACTTCGGGCTGTCCAGGCAAGCCGTCGGTCTGGAGGCGATCATCGTGGAGGGCGAAGCCGCGCCACCGCTCCGCCGAGACCAGGCCGCCAAGCAGTCCTCGGACCTCTCCCGGAACGCCACCTTCTCCGCCCCGGCGAGCCCGCAGGCGCTCAGACTACGCGGCGACGGCTGGCGCTGGGCGCCGCCCAAAGACCGCGAGGCGTACGCCTACATCGAGGAGAACGAGTTCCGCTCCCCCGGCGCGCACCCGCTGTCGACCTTCGGCATAGACGTGGACCGCGCGTCCTACGCCAACGTGCGCCGCTTCCTGCTCGGCGAAAGCCGGCTGCCGCCGGCGGACGCGGTGCGCATCGAAGAGCTCGTCAACTACTTCCCGTACGCGTACGCCGCGCCGCGCAAAGAGGTGCCCTTCGCGGTCCACACCCACGTCGCGCCCGCCCCGTGGGCGCCCGCGCACAGACTCCTGCGCATCGCCATGCGCGGACGCGAGTTCGACGAGGAGAGCCGACCGCCCAGCAATCTCGTGTTCCTGATCGACGTGTCGGGCTCGATGCAGTCCCCGGACAAGCTGCCACTGCTCAAGCAGGCGTTCCGCATGCTGGTGGGCCAGCTCGGCTCGGCGGACCGGGTCTCCATCGTCGTGTACGCGGGCGCGGCCGGGCTCGTGCTGCCGCCCACACCGGGGCACCGCAAGGACGAGATCCTGCACGCGATCGACAATCTGCAGGCCGGCGGCTCTACCGCCGGTGGCGCGGGCATCCGGCTCGCGTACCAGGTCGCGCGCAAGCGCCACATCGATGGCGGCAACAACCGCGTCATCCTCGCCACGGACGGCGACTTCAACGTCGGCGCCTCGAGCGACTCGGAGATGGTGCGGCTGATCGAGGAAAGGCGCAGGCAGGGCACCTTCCTGACCGTGCTCGGCTTCGGCACCGGCAACCTGCAGGACGCCAAGATGGAGCAGATCGCCGACCACGGGAACGGCAACTTCGCCTACATCGACAGCGCGCTGGAGGCCAAGAAGGTGCTCGTCTCGGAGGTGGGCGGCACGCTGCACACGATCGCCAAGGACGTGAAGATCCAGGTGGAGTTCAATCCCGCCGTGGTGCGCGCCTACCGACTCATCGGCTACGAGAATCGCATGCTCGCCGCCGAGGACTTCGACGACGACGATAAGGACGCGGGCGAGCTGGGCGCCGGCCACACCGTGACCGCGCTGTACGAGGTGGTGCCGGTCGGCGCGAAGTCGGACGTGGAAGCGCGCGAGCCGGGGCCGCTTCGCTACGGCGCGACCGAGGAGGACGGCGACCTCACGCCGATGAGCACCGAGCTGGCCTTCGTGAAGCTCCGCTACAAGGCGCCCGACGGCGAGCGCAGCCGCCTCATCGAGCACCCCGTCGCCAACCGTACCTACAGGGCCCGTGAGGACCTGCGCTTCGCCGCCTCGGTGGCGGCTTTCGGCATGCTTCTGCGCGACTCGGAGCACGCCGGCGCGGCGACCTGGGACCTGGTCCTGGACCTCGCCCGCGGCGCCACCGGCGACGACGAAGAGGGCTATCGGGCCGAGTTCGTTCGCATGATCGAAGCCGCGCGCGAGCTCAAGCCCATCGAAGTGCCGCTCGCGCGACGCGAGTAG